In the genome of Maniola jurtina chromosome 3, ilManJurt1.1, whole genome shotgun sequence, one region contains:
- the LOC123880885 gene encoding uncharacterized protein LOC123880885 isoform X1, which translates to MDTFEDNNARFKEGNMVESTADPSVSVIAEEVPALTVATILGVTVVILIAIIVVFVLGVLIDWRQQRLMDKKIGEVKKLKNHRKKNTNADLDVVSIANNMEEPSVSAAPAESLRHLP; encoded by the exons ATGGACACATTCGAAGACAATAACGCACGGTTCAAAgaaggta ATATGGTGGAGTCAACCGCCGACCCGAGCGTATCCGTGATCGCAGAAGAGGTCCCGGCTCTCACCGTGGCTACAATTCTGGGTGTGACAGTTGTAATCCTCATCGCCATTATCGTGGTCTTCGTTTTAGGAGTACTCATCGATTGGCGCCAGCA GCGGCTGATGGACAAGAAGATAGGTGAAgtgaaaaagttgaaaaaccATAGAAAAAAGAACACTAATGCCGATCTCGATGTGGTTAGCATAGCGAACAATATGGAGGAACCAAGCGTCAGTGCAGCTCCGGCCGAATCTCTAAGACATTTGCcataa
- the LOC123880885 gene encoding uncharacterized protein LOC123880885 isoform X2, with protein MDTFEDNNARFKEDMVESTADPSVSVIAEEVPALTVATILGVTVVILIAIIVVFVLGVLIDWRQQRLMDKKIGEVKKLKNHRKKNTNADLDVVSIANNMEEPSVSAAPAESLRHLP; from the exons ATGGACACATTCGAAGACAATAACGCACGGTTCAAAgaag ATATGGTGGAGTCAACCGCCGACCCGAGCGTATCCGTGATCGCAGAAGAGGTCCCGGCTCTCACCGTGGCTACAATTCTGGGTGTGACAGTTGTAATCCTCATCGCCATTATCGTGGTCTTCGTTTTAGGAGTACTCATCGATTGGCGCCAGCA GCGGCTGATGGACAAGAAGATAGGTGAAgtgaaaaagttgaaaaaccATAGAAAAAAGAACACTAATGCCGATCTCGATGTGGTTAGCATAGCGAACAATATGGAGGAACCAAGCGTCAGTGCAGCTCCGGCCGAATCTCTAAGACATTTGCcataa